In Lusitaniella coriacea LEGE 07157, a single window of DNA contains:
- a CDS encoding class I SAM-dependent methyltransferase, which produces MGFYSNVIFPRILDLSMSSSMLTPYRQQVLAETEGDVLEVGFGTGLNLPYYPSTVRKIVAVDPNPTMKRLAQKRIDASTIEVEFCQLSGESLPMNDNQFDCVVSTWTLCSIPNIQGALQEIRRVLKPQGRFFFVEHGVSPEPNVEVWQNRLNPLQQKIGDGCNLNRNMEKLINEAGFAIAHLDKLYMERSPKFLGYLYKGTAIAP; this is translated from the coding sequence ATGGGTTTTTATTCCAACGTTATCTTTCCCCGAATTCTCGATTTGAGTATGTCGAGTTCGATGCTAACCCCCTATCGCCAGCAGGTTTTGGCAGAGACTGAAGGGGACGTTTTGGAGGTGGGTTTTGGAACGGGATTAAATTTGCCCTACTACCCTTCAACAGTACGAAAAATCGTTGCGGTTGACCCCAATCCAACCATGAAACGGTTAGCCCAAAAACGTATTGATGCGTCAACCATTGAAGTGGAGTTTTGCCAACTTAGCGGGGAGTCTTTACCCATGAATGACAATCAGTTTGATTGTGTGGTGAGTACTTGGACGCTGTGCAGTATTCCTAACATTCAAGGGGCATTACAGGAAATTCGTCGCGTTCTCAAACCCCAAGGACGCTTCTTTTTTGTGGAACACGGCGTGAGTCCAGAACCCAATGTTGAAGTGTGGCAAAATCGCCTTAATCCCCTCCAGCAGAAGATTGGGGATGGGTGTAATTTGAATCGTAATATGGAAAAGTTAATTAATGAAGCGGGGTTCGCGATCGCGCACTTGGATAAACTCTACATGGAACGCTCCCCTAAGTTTCTCGGCTATTTATACAAAGGAACCGCGATCGCGCCTTAA
- a CDS encoding pentapeptide repeat-containing protein: protein MDARELIERYEAGETKFAGVNLSGINLLGADLIGIDLKQADLHNASLILTYLSRAKLTKANLNGCRLSGANLNQASINSANLHNADLHGVSLQSADLRGADLTLANLLNANLMDADLRGADLSGANLTGACLRGANLREEVRNYYSSLIGAILCRVDLQGANLKGAELVKVDLSGANLREVVFREADLREANLKEANLQGAFFTDANLAGVNLAGANLRNAKLERAVLTGADLTGVDLQGALMPDIRLDKAQLGEANLSLTRMNRADLSRSDLSKVDLTEAELIDAYCARTNFAGAILKGANLVRAELSSANLSWVEWQGATMPDGSIYP from the coding sequence ATGGATGCACGAGAACTCATAGAACGCTATGAAGCTGGAGAAACGAAATTTGCCGGCGTTAATTTGAGCGGAATCAACTTATTGGGCGCGGATTTGATCGGAATCGATTTAAAACAAGCCGATCTCCACAACGCTAGCTTAATTCTCACCTACCTCAGTCGAGCGAAATTAACAAAAGCCAATCTGAACGGCTGTCGCTTGAGCGGTGCGAACTTAAATCAAGCATCCATCAACAGCGCCAACTTACACAATGCGGATCTTCACGGCGTATCTTTACAAAGCGCCGATTTGCGCGGTGCGGATTTGACCTTAGCCAATTTGCTCAATGCGAACTTAATGGATGCGGATCTGCGGGGAGCGGATTTGAGCGGGGCAAATTTAACGGGTGCTTGTTTGCGCGGAGCCAATTTGCGCGAGGAAGTCAGAAATTATTACAGCAGTTTGATTGGCGCAATTTTGTGTCGGGTTGACCTTCAAGGCGCGAATCTTAAGGGTGCTGAGTTGGTCAAAGTGGACTTGAGTGGGGCAAATCTTCGGGAAGTGGTCTTTCGCGAGGCGGATTTGCGAGAAGCCAATTTAAAGGAAGCGAATTTACAAGGTGCTTTTTTCACCGATGCCAATTTAGCGGGGGTTAACCTTGCGGGAGCAAATTTGCGTAATGCTAAGTTGGAACGGGCAGTTTTAACAGGCGCGGATTTAACCGGAGTTGACTTACAAGGTGCGCTAATGCCCGATATCAGACTGGATAAAGCGCAATTGGGTGAAGCGAATTTGAGTTTGACGCGGATGAACCGCGCGGATTTGAGTCGTTCGGATCTAAGCAAGGTGGATTTAACGGAAGCGGAACTGATTGATGCGTATTGCGCGAGAACCAATTTTGCTGGGGCAATTTTGAAGGGAGCCAATTTAGTTCGGGCAGAATTGAGTAGTGCGAATCTCAGTTGGGTTGAATGGCAAGGCGCGACGATGCCTGATGGGAGTATTTATCCTTAG
- a CDS encoding PHP domain-containing protein, which translates to MATSTALAFASSTLTPQDTHTLTQVWSNLKADSCPHSYNFHLHTHCSDGQLHPEDLIQQAVNLGLKGLAITDHHSVRGYQAAQRWLEEAKIEQPHQQLPHLWTGVEITSTLLNIEVHILGYAFDPNHSALRNYLKGNAPKGNKAKAVNVISAIHQAGGLVVLAHPERYRLPAQKLVPAAVQAGIDGVETYYAYRRTNPWKPTPAQTKQVENLSEQFDLFRTCGTDSHGLNILLRL; encoded by the coding sequence ATGGCAACTTCAACGGCTCTCGCCTTTGCTTCCTCGACCCTCACTCCTCAAGATACCCACACCCTCACACAAGTTTGGTCAAATCTTAAGGCAGATAGCTGTCCCCACTCCTACAACTTTCACCTGCACACGCATTGCTCTGACGGACAACTCCACCCAGAAGACCTCATCCAACAAGCTGTCAATCTTGGATTAAAAGGATTAGCCATTACCGACCACCATAGCGTTCGAGGCTACCAAGCCGCTCAACGCTGGTTAGAAGAAGCGAAAATCGAACAACCCCATCAACAACTCCCCCACTTGTGGACGGGGGTTGAAATCACCTCCACCTTACTCAACATCGAAGTTCATATTCTCGGTTACGCTTTTGACCCCAACCATTCTGCCCTTCGTAACTACCTTAAAGGCAATGCGCCCAAAGGCAATAAAGCCAAAGCCGTCAACGTCATTTCCGCAATCCATCAAGCAGGTGGGTTAGTGGTTTTAGCCCATCCCGAACGCTATCGCCTCCCCGCACAAAAACTTGTCCCTGCGGCAGTTCAAGCGGGAATTGATGGAGTCGAAACCTACTACGCCTACCGCAGAACTAATCCTTGGAAACCCACTCCTGCTCAAACCAAACAAGTGGAAAATCTTAGCGAACAGTTCGATTTATTCAGAACTTGCGGTACGGACAGTCACGGCTTAAATATTTTGCTGCGATTGTAA
- a CDS encoding GNAT family N-acetyltransferase: MNNVPLPKDCKIEIRSWQYRDLETIEALATESDSATSDSCSLSFGRQLQNVRHWYGLLKFISLFPNRYQHYFWVYVAEQGQHAIGMIQVSPFNSARSTWRVDRVLTNSQRTTAQLDTSDTGSQLLRHCFETIVEARNWLLEVNVNEKTTLALYRQNGFQPLAQLTYWAIAPELLEQLAQNEPNLPNLLPASNADAKLLYQLDTVSMPPLLRQVFDRHINDFKDSFFNRILNALGTWLGRTESASGYVFEPQRKAAIGYFKLDLCPDGTRCHQAQLTVHPAYTWLYPELLSQMAQIARKVPPQALQLASADYQPEREEYLEKLGAQRIEHTLLMSRSVWHKIRETRPLDALQLSEMLQGLQPRAPIPTRIAVWKSMLHSPQSPPGRDSEGNGRRTARDNNGSIKEDLPKKPPEPQS; this comes from the coding sequence ATGAATAATGTACCTCTCCCCAAAGACTGCAAAATTGAGATCCGCTCGTGGCAATATCGAGACTTAGAAACCATTGAAGCTTTAGCCACCGAGTCCGATTCTGCAACTTCCGATAGCTGTTCTCTCTCTTTTGGGCGACAATTGCAAAATGTCCGCCATTGGTACGGACTGCTGAAATTCATTAGTCTTTTTCCCAATCGCTATCAGCACTATTTTTGGGTGTATGTTGCCGAACAAGGACAGCACGCGATCGGCATGATTCAAGTTTCCCCCTTCAACAGCGCGCGCAGCACCTGGCGAGTCGATCGCGTATTGACAAACTCTCAACGGACAACCGCGCAACTCGATACCTCAGATACCGGTTCTCAATTGCTGCGGCACTGTTTTGAAACAATCGTCGAAGCCAGAAATTGGCTATTAGAGGTTAATGTCAACGAAAAGACGACTCTAGCACTCTATCGACAGAACGGATTTCAACCCCTCGCTCAACTAACCTACTGGGCGATCGCGCCAGAACTTCTCGAACAACTCGCCCAAAACGAACCCAACCTCCCCAACCTTTTACCTGCGAGTAACGCCGACGCAAAGCTCCTCTATCAACTCGATACCGTCTCGATGCCTCCCCTGCTGCGCCAAGTCTTTGACCGCCACATTAACGATTTTAAAGACAGTTTCTTTAACAGAATTCTCAACGCTCTTGGTACCTGGTTGGGACGCACGGAAAGTGCTAGTGGCTATGTCTTTGAACCCCAGCGCAAAGCGGCAATTGGCTACTTCAAACTCGATTTATGTCCCGATGGCACGCGCTGCCACCAGGCGCAATTGACCGTCCACCCGGCATATACTTGGCTATACCCGGAGCTACTCTCGCAAATGGCGCAAATTGCTAGGAAAGTTCCCCCTCAAGCCCTACAACTCGCTTCTGCGGACTATCAACCCGAACGAGAAGAATATCTCGAAAAACTTGGCGCACAGCGCATCGAACACACCTTGTTGATGTCTCGCTCGGTTTGGCATAAAATCCGCGAGACTCGCCCCCTCGACGCTTTGCAGCTTTCTGAAATGCTCCAAGGACTGCAACCGCGCGCTCCCATCCCGACTCGAATTGCTGTGTGGAAATCAATGCTCCACTCTCCCCAATCCCCGCCTGGGCGAGATTCTGAAGGGAACGGCAGAAGGACGGCGCGAGACAACAATGGTTCTATTAAAGAAGACCTTCCAAAAAAACCGCCAGAACCGCAATCCTAA
- the cruF gene encoding gamma-carotene 1'-hydroxylase CruF — MKQLVMLERAMLAGHILSMVFGLAGLLLVLPHAEFIVNLPEFGQTLFQWSMVGGGVVYMLLGTVAVALYAYRTIGIKQGLCFMLPAIFLSLGSELLGTSTGFPFGHYRYLSGLGYKISGLVPFTIPLSWFYLGFCAYLLARAGLKSLKMPGWVKFWGAIALGSLLLTSWDFVLDPAMSQTAVPFWIWEQPGAFFGMPYQNFLGWMGTGIIFMSVAALLWKRYPLPNVPSELGFPLAIYLSNFAFATCMSLAAGFWVPALLGIAVGVVPALACYLNAVSLEPLHPQEATDLLEKEAAEIPVG, encoded by the coding sequence ATGAAACAACTGGTTATGCTAGAGCGAGCAATGCTCGCGGGTCATATTCTATCGATGGTATTTGGTTTAGCGGGATTATTACTGGTTTTGCCCCACGCAGAATTCATCGTCAACTTGCCCGAATTTGGTCAAACGCTCTTTCAATGGTCAATGGTGGGGGGTGGCGTAGTCTATATGCTGTTGGGAACTGTTGCGGTTGCTCTGTATGCTTATCGCACGATAGGAATAAAGCAGGGACTGTGTTTTATGCTCCCGGCAATCTTTTTGTCCTTGGGAAGCGAACTGTTGGGAACGAGTACGGGATTTCCCTTCGGACATTATCGCTATTTGAGTGGTTTGGGCTACAAAATTTCTGGTTTAGTGCCGTTTACGATTCCCTTATCTTGGTTTTATTTGGGATTTTGCGCTTATTTACTCGCTCGCGCGGGTTTGAAATCCCTAAAAATGCCGGGATGGGTGAAATTCTGGGGCGCGATCGCGCTAGGATCGCTTCTGCTGACTTCCTGGGACTTCGTTCTCGATCCCGCAATGAGTCAAACCGCCGTTCCTTTTTGGATTTGGGAACAACCGGGCGCATTTTTTGGAATGCCCTACCAAAACTTCCTGGGCTGGATGGGAACCGGAATTATCTTTATGAGCGTCGCCGCACTGTTATGGAAGCGCTATCCCCTTCCTAACGTCCCCAGCGAGCTAGGATTTCCCTTAGCCATTTACTTGAGTAACTTCGCTTTTGCCACCTGCATGAGCTTGGCGGCTGGATTCTGGGTTCCCGCTTTGCTAGGGATTGCCGTGGGAGTCGTTCCGGCACTTGCTTGTTATCTCAATGCTGTCTCCCTCGAACCGCTACACCCCCAAGAAGCTACCGATCTTCTTGAAAAGGAAGCGGCTGAAATCCCGGTGGGATAG
- the dusA gene encoding tRNA dihydrouridine(20/20a) synthase DusA, whose amino-acid sequence MPPFLFPVSIAPMMDRTDRHYRYLMRQMTRRTLLYTEMVVAAAILHGDRAKLLGFSPEEKPLALQVGGDNPQDLSICARIAEEMGYDEINLNVGCPSDRVKSGNFGACLMAQPDRVARAVEAMQKATTLPVTVKHRIGIDERDRYEDMKNFVRIVSDAGCQRFTVHARKAWLKGLSPKENRTVPPLRYGDVHRLKEEFPHLTIEINGGIITLEQVREQLQSVDAVMIGRAAYDTPYLFAAVDRDFYGETEPPPSRHAVVEAMFPYIEYWVSRGVKLNAIARPMLQLFAGQPGTKAWKRHISENAHLPNAGVDTIRDALAKVP is encoded by the coding sequence ATGCCTCCTTTCCTCTTCCCCGTTAGCATTGCACCAATGATGGATCGAACCGATCGTCATTATCGCTATCTCATGCGTCAGATGACGCGACGGACGCTGTTGTACACGGAAATGGTGGTTGCGGCTGCAATTTTACACGGCGATCGCGCGAAGTTGCTCGGTTTTTCTCCAGAAGAAAAGCCTTTAGCGCTGCAAGTGGGGGGGGATAACCCCCAGGATCTCTCAATCTGCGCTCGAATTGCGGAGGAGATGGGGTATGACGAGATTAATTTGAATGTGGGATGTCCGAGCGATCGCGTCAAGAGTGGAAATTTTGGCGCGTGTTTGATGGCGCAGCCGGATCGCGTGGCGAGAGCAGTGGAAGCAATGCAGAAGGCGACAACCCTTCCTGTGACGGTGAAACACCGGATTGGGATCGACGAGCGCGATCGTTATGAAGACATGAAAAATTTTGTTCGCATTGTCTCCGATGCGGGGTGTCAGCGCTTTACGGTTCACGCGCGCAAGGCTTGGCTCAAAGGCTTGAGTCCCAAGGAGAATCGCACGGTTCCCCCCTTACGCTACGGTGATGTCCATCGCCTCAAAGAGGAATTTCCTCACCTCACCATCGAAATTAATGGCGGAATCATCACCCTAGAGCAGGTTCGCGAGCAGTTACAATCCGTTGATGCTGTGATGATCGGACGCGCTGCTTACGATACTCCTTACCTCTTCGCTGCGGTAGATCGCGATTTTTACGGCGAAACCGAACCGCCTCCCAGCCGCCACGCCGTCGTAGAAGCGATGTTTCCTTATATTGAGTATTGGGTGAGTCGCGGGGTCAAACTCAACGCGATCGCGCGTCCCATGTTACAACTCTTCGCGGGACAGCCGGGAACCAAAGCCTGGAAGCGACACATTAGCGAAAATGCTCATCTTCCCAATGCAGGGGTGGATACGATTCGCGATGCTTTAGCAAAGGTTCCATAA
- a CDS encoding VOC family protein, with amino-acid sequence MSDLPKLGNISPLIPAGEDVSAAIAFYEKLGFKMTHKEGDPPHMAIVERDSAVLFLVRNGDKNLANGTSLRIQVTGIEQLYRQMQEYIAPKGHLETKPWGPKEFVILDLAGVCLTFYEFSSNTH; translated from the coding sequence ATGAGCGATTTGCCGAAACTTGGAAATATCAGTCCGTTGATTCCAGCAGGGGAGGATGTTAGCGCCGCGATCGCGTTTTACGAGAAACTGGGCTTTAAAATGACCCATAAAGAGGGAGATCCGCCCCATATGGCAATTGTCGAACGGGATTCAGCCGTTCTTTTTCTCGTGCGCAATGGCGATAAAAACTTGGCAAATGGCACATCGTTGCGCATTCAGGTGACGGGAATCGAGCAGTTGTATCGACAGATGCAAGAATATATCGCTCCAAAGGGTCATTTAGAAACAAAACCTTGGGGTCCTAAAGAATTCGTCATCCTCGATTTAGCCGGCGTTTGCTTGACGTTCTACGAATTTTCCTCTAATACACATTAA
- a CDS encoding response regulator, protein MIRLLLADDQPLFRQGLASLLSLEEDIEVVGEANNGKEAIALAEQLQPDIILMDVRMPICDGVEATRAIHQRYPWIRILVLTTFDEDEYVWQSLEAGALSYLLKSTPSQEVATAIRNLHRGYSQLGPTIAPKVFARLNGESGTSPAMKEEYKELFSDRELDILNLLGQGYNNREIARSLHLTEGTVKNYVTRILDKLDVRDRTQAALWVQQHLICSD, encoded by the coding sequence ATGATTCGATTATTACTCGCTGACGACCAACCCCTCTTTCGTCAAGGACTGGCTTCTCTCCTTTCCCTGGAAGAGGATATCGAAGTTGTTGGCGAAGCGAATAATGGCAAAGAAGCGATCGCGCTGGCAGAACAACTACAACCGGATATCATTTTAATGGACGTGCGGATGCCCATTTGCGACGGGGTAGAAGCGACTCGCGCCATCCACCAACGCTATCCCTGGATTCGCATTCTGGTTCTGACCACCTTCGATGAGGACGAGTACGTTTGGCAATCCCTTGAAGCAGGCGCATTGAGTTATTTACTCAAAAGTACCCCCTCCCAAGAAGTTGCAACGGCAATCCGCAATTTGCATCGCGGTTATTCCCAATTGGGCCCGACAATTGCCCCGAAAGTCTTTGCCCGTCTCAACGGCGAAAGTGGGACTTCTCCGGCAATGAAAGAAGAGTATAAAGAGTTATTTAGCGATCGCGAACTGGATATTCTCAACTTACTCGGACAAGGATACAACAATCGGGAAATCGCGCGATCTCTCCACCTCACCGAAGGAACCGTAAAAAATTACGTCACCCGAATTCTTGATAAATTGGATGTGCGCGATCGCACTCAAGCCGCACTATGGGTACAACAGCATCTCATTTGTAGCGATTAA
- a CDS encoding serine hydrolase domain-containing protein has product MQHQNTSTNMNTVYRTTALLSAAIALGINIPGTAYAATLTADINASPSTLIAERPTPPPLPPKLVQKLQKTLDSTLSDSGSVGAVVGIATPVGSWFGASGQSNLNPKTEVSPRDRFPIGSITKTFVATTILQLVEEEVLSLDDTLNQWLPPDITQHIEYSDKITLRHLLNHTSGIYSYTEKLQTEGEKNPSLFIRDWTPKELVAYSGEPNIFAPGEKWSYSNTNYILLGMIVEAASGSSLESEIRARILDPLGLENTFFGGEEEIPGGYASGYLDLNEDGDFEDIVDGIPEDVTPFNLTQAWAAGAMVSNTQDLTRFIQALFAGELLAPDTFAQMRTVTDTGMEGFSYGLGIFSRDIPGIGKVWGHNGGVAAFSSNLLYAPDLGITYVDLQNSQPASNLAPTLTDVLLTSVPSESVPESTSLVGLLFVGMGLLAQRTRQR; this is encoded by the coding sequence ATGCAACACCAAAACACTTCAACCAACATGAATACTGTTTATCGAACCACCGCCCTTCTTTCCGCCGCGATCGCGCTGGGAATCAATATCCCCGGAACCGCTTACGCCGCAACACTTACAGCCGATATTAACGCATCTCCCTCAACCCTCATTGCAGAACGCCCCACCCCTCCCCCATTGCCCCCAAAGTTGGTTCAAAAGCTGCAAAAAACCCTAGATAGTACCCTCTCCGATAGCGGGAGTGTCGGTGCGGTTGTGGGGATTGCAACGCCTGTTGGGAGTTGGTTTGGGGCAAGCGGACAATCCAACCTCAATCCCAAAACCGAAGTTTCGCCGCGCGATCGGTTTCCCATCGGCAGCATTACCAAAACCTTCGTCGCCACTACTATTCTCCAACTCGTAGAAGAAGAAGTTCTCTCCCTCGACGACACCCTCAATCAATGGCTTCCCCCCGACATCACCCAGCACATCGAATACAGCGACAAAATCACCCTGCGTCACCTCCTCAACCACACTAGCGGCATCTACAGCTACACCGAAAAACTTCAAACTGAAGGCGAAAAAAATCCGTCTCTTTTTATTCGAGATTGGACACCCAAAGAATTAGTAGCTTACTCAGGAGAACCCAATATCTTTGCACCTGGGGAAAAATGGAGTTACTCCAACACCAATTACATTCTTTTGGGAATGATTGTTGAAGCCGCAAGCGGTTCCAGCCTCGAAAGCGAAATTCGCGCCCGCATCCTCGACCCATTAGGATTGGAAAATACCTTCTTTGGGGGAGAAGAAGAAATTCCTGGCGGTTACGCTAGCGGCTATCTCGATCTCAATGAAGATGGGGACTTTGAGGATATTGTTGATGGGATTCCAGAAGATGTTACTCCCTTCAATCTTACCCAAGCTTGGGCGGCGGGAGCGATGGTGTCCAATACCCAAGACTTGACGCGATTTATCCAAGCCTTATTTGCAGGAGAATTGCTTGCACCCGATACCTTCGCGCAAATGCGAACCGTTACCGATACGGGAATGGAAGGATTTAGTTACGGATTGGGAATTTTTAGTCGGGATATTCCGGGTATAGGAAAAGTGTGGGGACACAACGGCGGCGTTGCAGCGTTTTCCTCAAACCTATTGTACGCGCCCGACCTGGGAATAACCTATGTGGATTTGCAAAATAGCCAGCCTGCAAGCAATCTTGCCCCAACCCTAACAGACGTACTCTTAACTTCCGTTCCCTCAGAATCGGTTCCCGAATCAACTTCTCTCGTAGGGTTACTCTTTGTTGGAATGGGACTGTTGGCACAACGAACTCGTCAGAGGTAG
- a CDS encoding sensor histidine kinase: protein MHNKLGKTKRQTLSAILKGSAEGQHAPTAFTTPSLHRTFLWIEWSILLIYFLLILTAFPKIFPFRQTIILLVTLGVCGVLSFIFPLKRPLWQRRAYILLDILVLLPSRAFTNGSLDLLLYLFLGKSCFLLKRPDAILTAIASGVAWVSCVAFQFSEDITLIPDRVEKLLADPQTLFIQQIIGEVGSHIAACTFVLLFGFIALAERRSRQKAIALAKEVETLATALERTRIAREIHDSLGHSLTTLDVQLELAQRLYKRDIHRAEDALNVAKTLASQSLADVRRAVSAMREEGFDLNGAIGILIEQFPLKIDVQASFPPLNLQTSHQIYCIIQEALTNAQKHSRATYITVRGDRIPGAILVEVTDNGVGFNSSSPPSGFGLQGMQERIQLLGGKICIESQPGKGTQIQARIPFVTRHRCST, encoded by the coding sequence ATGCACAATAAGCTTGGGAAAACAAAGCGCCAAACCCTTAGCGCGATCCTGAAAGGATCTGCTGAAGGACAGCACGCGCCAACTGCCTTCACCACTCCATCCCTGCACCGCACCTTTCTTTGGATAGAGTGGTCAATCCTTCTGATTTATTTCTTACTCATTCTGACTGCCTTTCCCAAAATATTTCCCTTTCGCCAGACAATCATTCTTTTGGTGACTTTGGGGGTGTGTGGGGTGTTGAGTTTTATCTTTCCCCTCAAACGTCCTCTCTGGCAGCGACGCGCTTACATTCTTCTCGACATTCTCGTGCTGTTGCCCAGTCGAGCGTTTACCAACGGAAGTTTGGATTTGTTGCTCTATCTCTTTTTAGGGAAAAGTTGCTTTCTCCTCAAACGCCCAGATGCAATTCTAACCGCGATCGCGTCCGGAGTTGCCTGGGTGTCCTGCGTGGCATTTCAATTTTCCGAAGATATCACATTAATTCCCGATCGCGTGGAAAAACTTCTCGCCGATCCCCAAACCCTCTTTATCCAGCAAATAATTGGCGAAGTCGGTAGCCACATTGCAGCCTGTACCTTTGTCCTCCTCTTCGGTTTTATTGCCCTCGCCGAACGCAGAAGCCGCCAAAAAGCGATCGCGCTGGCAAAAGAAGTGGAAACCTTAGCCACGGCGTTGGAACGCACTCGCATTGCTCGCGAAATCCACGACTCTCTGGGGCATTCCCTCACCACCCTCGACGTGCAACTCGAACTCGCACAACGGCTCTATAAACGAGATATTCACCGCGCTGAAGATGCGTTGAATGTAGCCAAAACTCTTGCCAGTCAATCCCTTGCAGATGTGCGACGTGCGGTGTCGGCAATGCGCGAGGAGGGGTTCGATCTCAATGGGGCGATAGGGATATTAATTGAGCAGTTTCCCCTAAAAATTGATGTGCAGGCAAGTTTCCCTCCCTTAAATCTTCAAACCAGTCACCAAATCTACTGCATCATTCAAGAAGCTCTTACCAACGCGCAAAAACATAGTCGCGCCACATACATTACGGTGCGCGGGGATCGAATTCCTGGCGCGATTCTTGTGGAGGTAACTGATAACGGCGTGGGATTTAACTCGAGCAGTCCCCCGTCTGGGTTTGGATTGCAGGGAATGCAAGAGCGCATTCAACTCCTTGGCGGTAAGATTTGCATTGAAAGTCAACCGGGTAAAGGGACTCAAATTCAAGCGCGTATTCCTTTTGTAACTCGTCATCGTTGCTCTACTTAA
- a CDS encoding sensor histidine kinase → MQMQGKRKLKTRKLPVNETTNGINATTTAIASSSLRRTLLWVEWTLIVIHVLVMVINTAGDLNDITIRHNVIALCVLMGRAVLSFYFPLNRPLWQRRTYIFLEIFVLLPAQAFTFWGLSLFLYLALTKSCFLLDRRDIMITAIATGIAWLGCDAWRLPGMIIWARENMPEYWENPQRAIVASLINNTGVYIAACTFVLLLSLTVVSERRSRQKALNLAKEVETLATALERTRIAREIHDSLGHSLTTLDVQLELAQRLYERDPHRAADALNAAKTLASQSLADVRRSVSAMREEGFDLNGAMRMLIEQFPRDLALQIDLQTNFPQLPLQTSHQLYCIVREALTNVQKHSRATHITVRGSQTPNGVLLVISDNGIGFDLCATWEGFGLRGMQERVQILDGEIKVESMPGRGTRIEVKIPLKVVKGRTR, encoded by the coding sequence ATGCAAATGCAAGGAAAAAGGAAATTAAAAACGCGAAAGCTCCCCGTTAATGAAACAACTAATGGGATAAATGCTACCACTACCGCGATCGCGTCCTCTTCCCTGCGCCGCACGCTGTTGTGGGTGGAATGGACGTTGATTGTCATTCACGTTCTCGTCATGGTTATTAATACCGCAGGCGATTTAAACGATATAACAATTCGCCACAACGTGATCGCGTTGTGCGTTTTAATGGGACGTGCTGTATTGAGTTTCTATTTCCCCCTCAATCGCCCCCTATGGCAGCGACGTACCTACATTTTCCTGGAAATCTTCGTACTGCTTCCCGCCCAAGCCTTTACCTTTTGGGGACTCAGTTTATTTCTTTATTTAGCCCTTACGAAAAGTTGTTTCTTGCTCGATCGTCGAGATATTATGATTACCGCGATCGCGACGGGAATTGCTTGGCTGGGTTGCGATGCGTGGCGCTTGCCTGGAATGATTATTTGGGCGCGGGAAAATATGCCAGAGTATTGGGAAAATCCCCAGCGCGCGATCGTTGCCTCTTTGATCAACAATACAGGGGTGTACATTGCCGCCTGTACCTTCGTTCTCCTGTTGAGTTTGACCGTTGTTTCCGAACGCAGAAGTCGTCAAAAAGCCCTTAACTTGGCAAAAGAAGTGGAAACCCTCGCCACGGCATTAGAACGCACCCGCATCGCCCGCGAAATTCACGACTCCCTGGGACATTCTCTCACCACCCTCGACGTGCAACTCGAACTCGCACAACGACTCTACGAACGAGATCCCCATCGCGCCGCAGATGCGCTGAATGCAGCCAAAACTCTTGCCAGTCAATCCCTTGCAGACGTGCGACGATCGGTGTCGGCAATGCGCGAGGAGGGGTTCGATCTCAATGGTGCAATGAGGATGTTAATCGAGCAGTTTCCTCGCGATCTTGCCCTTCAGATCGACCTACAAACGAACTTTCCCCAACTCCCCCTACAAACCAGCCACCAACTCTATTGCATCGTTCGAGAAGCCCTCACCAACGTGCAAAAACACAGCCGCGCAACACACATTACAGTACGGGGTTCTCAGACTCCAAACGGGGTTCTTTTAGTGATAAGTGATAATGGAATCGGTTTCGATCTTTGTGCGACTTGGGAAGGGTTTGGATTGCGGGGAATGCAAGAGCGCGTTCAAATACTCGACGGCGAGATTAAGGTCGAGAGTATGCCGGGAAGGGGAACGAGAATTGAGGTGAAGATACCTCTTAAAGTCGTTAAAGGAAGAACACGGTGA